One window of the Camarhynchus parvulus chromosome 2, STF_HiC, whole genome shotgun sequence genome contains the following:
- the HTR5A gene encoding 5-hydroxytryptamine receptor 5A produces MERPLNLSCLADTTPDSGNRSGSSGGPEGGQAHLSVFSVLVLTLLAMLVVATFLWNGLVLATILRVRSFHRVPHNLVASMAVSDVMVAALVMPLSLVHELSGRRWRLGRSLCQVWISFDVLCCTASIWNVTAIALDRYWSITRHLEYTLHTRRRISNIMIALTWALSAFISLAPLLFGWGETYSEDSEECQVSREPSYTIFSTFGAFYLPLCVVLFVYWKIYRAAKFRIGSHKSNSITPVTPEALEVKEAAQQTQMIFTVRHATVTFQTDGDTWREQKEKKAALMVGILIGVFVLCWIPFFITELINPLCSCDIPPVWKSIFLWLGYSNSFFNPLIYTAFNKNYNNAFRNLFFRQ; encoded by the exons atGGAGCGCCCGCTCAACCTCAGCTGCCTCGCCGATACGACGCCGGACAGCGGCAACAGGAGCGGCTCCTCCGGCGGCCCCGAGGGCGGCCAGGCCCATCTGTCCGTCTTCAGCGTGTTGGTTCTCACTCTGTTGGCCATGCTGGTGGTGGCCACGTTCCTCTGGAACGGGCTGGTCCTGGCCACCATCCTCCGCGTGCGCAGCTTCCACCGGGTGCCCCACAACCTGGTGGCCTCCATGGCCGTCTCTGACGTGATGGTGGCGGCCCTCGTCATGCCCCTCAGCTTGGTGCACGAGTTGTCCGGGCGGCGGTGGCGGCTGGGCCGGTCGCTGTGCCAGGTGTGGATCTCCTTCgatgtgctgtgctgcactgccagcaTCTGGAACGTCACGGCCATTGCCCTCGACCGCTACTGGTCCATCACCCGCCACCTGGAGTACACGCTGCACACCCGGCGCCGCATCTCCAACATCATGATTGCTCTCACCTGGGCGCTCTCCGCCTTCATCTCTCTGGCCCCGCTGCTCTTTGGCTGGGGAGAGACTTACTCAGAGGACAGTGAAGAGTGCCAAGTCAGCCGGGAGCCTTCCTACACCATCTTCTCCACCTTTGGGGCTTTCTACCTGCCCCTCTGCGTGGTGCTCTTTGTGTACTGGAAGATCTACAGGGCTGCCAAGTTTCGGATCGGATCTCACAAGAGCAACTCCATCACCCCCGTGACACCAGAAGCACTGGAG GTGAAAGAAGCTGCCCAGCAGACACAGATGATCTTCACTGTCCGTCACGCCACTGTGACGTTCCAGACGGACGGAGACACGTggagagagcagaaggaaaagaaagctgccCTCATGGTGGGCATCCTTATTGGGGTCTTCGTGCTCTGCTGGATCCCCTTCTTCATCACAGAGCTCATCAACCCACTCTGCTCATGTGACATCCCACCCGTTTGGAAGAGCATTTTTCTATGGCTGGGCTActcaaattccttttttaatccACTCATCTACACTGCTTTCAACAAAAACTACAACAACGCCTTCAGGAACCTATTCTTTAGGCAGTAG